In Deltaproteobacteria bacterium, one genomic interval encodes:
- a CDS encoding GMC family oxidoreductase: protein MSDHYDVIIIGGGSGGCVAAARLSEDRRRKVLLLEAAPDPQPIPETIRLASARDRVWLETPYVDMVPVVRPVDGSPFRSLAGKIMGGGSSVNAMAWVWPTRHDMDRWVAAGNPDWSWEAVHGVLKRIEADQDFPDDPNHGHAGPVYVKRPFSLESDLSPVVRACIDGAAEMGLPRLPDTNIPDPVGVGPGVSNIKDGVRQSAVVSHLEPARGRPNLTVKAEAPVLGLTLSGSRVDGVRYEKDGQIHTDSAGQVVLAAGAYRTPQLLMLSGIGPAAELERMGIEVTHGLEGVGGNFQDHAVVHVTFAAARDFEVAWTLSRLRLLARTSPSVDHGDFSASLRPPTRIEGVGTLLPLSVQLLEQGASGRIRLPSLDARDFPVVETGLLADPKDVEKMVAAMEFLRDLARTSPMREFCGALRNPAPEEDWATFARSTYDSYHHASGTCKMGPADDPASVVDQRLRVHGLDNLWVADASIMPEVTHANTNATVYVIAERLAEFLNSAA from the coding sequence ATGTCCGACCACTACGACGTCATCATCATCGGCGGCGGCTCCGGGGGCTGCGTCGCCGCCGCGCGGCTCAGCGAGGACCGGCGCCGCAAGGTGCTGCTGCTGGAGGCCGCGCCGGACCCGCAACCGATACCGGAAACCATCCGGTTGGCCAGCGCCCGGGACCGGGTCTGGCTCGAGACCCCCTACGTCGACATGGTCCCCGTGGTGCGGCCCGTCGACGGCAGCCCGTTCCGCTCCCTGGCGGGGAAGATCATGGGCGGGGGCTCGTCGGTCAACGCCATGGCTTGGGTGTGGCCGACCCGGCACGACATGGACCGGTGGGTGGCGGCGGGGAACCCCGACTGGTCCTGGGAAGCGGTCCACGGGGTCCTGAAGCGCATCGAGGCGGACCAGGACTTCCCGGACGACCCAAACCACGGCCACGCCGGACCGGTCTACGTCAAGCGTCCCTTCAGCCTGGAGTCGGACCTGTCCCCGGTGGTCCGGGCCTGCATCGACGGCGCCGCCGAAATGGGCCTGCCGCGCCTCCCCGACACCAACATCCCCGACCCCGTGGGCGTGGGACCGGGGGTCTCCAACATCAAGGACGGTGTGCGCCAGTCCGCGGTGGTGAGCCATCTCGAACCGGCACGGGGGCGTCCGAACCTCACCGTCAAGGCCGAGGCGCCGGTGCTGGGGCTGACCCTGTCGGGCAGCCGCGTGGACGGCGTGCGTTACGAGAAGGACGGCCAGATCCACACGGACAGCGCGGGCCAGGTGGTTCTGGCCGCGGGCGCGTACCGCACGCCCCAGCTCCTCATGCTGTCGGGTATCGGCCCGGCCGCCGAGCTGGAACGGATGGGCATCGAGGTGACGCACGGGCTGGAGGGCGTCGGAGGGAACTTCCAGGACCACGCCGTCGTCCACGTGACCTTCGCCGCCGCCAGGGACTTCGAGGTGGCGTGGACCCTGTCGCGGCTTCGTCTCCTGGCACGGACCTCCCCGAGCGTGGATCACGGGGACTTCAGCGCTTCGCTGCGGCCGCCCACCAGGATCGAGGGCGTAGGCACCCTGCTGCCCTTGTCGGTTCAACTGCTGGAGCAAGGGGCGTCGGGACGGATCCGCCTCCCCAGCCTGGATGCCCGGGATTTCCCCGTCGTGGAGACGGGACTGCTGGCGGACCCGAAGGACGTGGAGAAGATGGTGGCGGCCATGGAATTCCTCCGGGACCTCGCGCGCACATCGCCCATGCGCGAGTTCTGCGGCGCGTTACGCAACCCGGCTCCCGAGGAGGACTGGGCGACCTTCGCCCGTTCCACCTACGACAGCTACCACCACGCCTCCGGCACCTGCAAAATGGGGCCGGCGGACGATCCCGCCTCGGTGGTGGACCAGCGCCTGC